Proteins encoded by one window of Chryseobacterium foetidum:
- the egtB gene encoding ergothioneine biosynthesis protein EgtB, whose protein sequence is METTISAEKRGQDLTASERFTQVRNRSVDICRPLETEDYVVQPIVDVSPPKWHLGHTTWFFETFLLLPHFPDYKVFDEQYNFVFNSYYETIGARVIRTDRGNLSRPSVADVFKYREYVDGHMNDFLNSSFFKDELEALVQLGLNHEEQHQELLVTDIKYILGHNPLFPAYTNEQVREKRPEVSAEMIQIPEGVYDIGFKGEGFCFDNELGGHKVYLNDYEISTEPVTNREYLEFMIEGGYKDFRHWHAEGWDWVKMNSAHSPLYWHNVDGVWMNYTFNGLQEIDLSEPVCHISFFEASAFASWKGMRLPTEAEWEVASDHFDWGRRWEWTNSAYLPYPGFKKEAGAVGEYNGKFMVNQMVLRGASEATPPDHSRKTYRNFFPTGLQWQFTGIRLAK, encoded by the coding sequence ATGGAAACAACAATATCAGCTGAAAAAAGAGGTCAGGATCTTACGGCCTCCGAAAGATTTACCCAAGTCAGAAACCGTTCGGTAGATATTTGCAGACCCCTCGAAACTGAAGATTACGTAGTACAGCCCATTGTTGATGTGAGTCCGCCCAAATGGCATTTAGGTCATACTACATGGTTTTTTGAAACCTTTTTGTTGCTGCCCCATTTCCCGGACTATAAAGTTTTTGATGAACAATATAATTTTGTTTTTAACAGCTATTATGAAACAATAGGAGCGAGGGTAATCCGCACAGACAGAGGAAATTTAAGCCGTCCGTCGGTAGCTGATGTTTTCAAATACCGTGAATATGTAGACGGTCACATGAATGATTTTCTCAACAGCAGCTTTTTTAAAGACGAACTTGAAGCATTGGTACAATTAGGTTTAAATCACGAAGAACAGCATCAGGAACTGTTGGTCACCGACATCAAATATATTTTGGGACACAACCCGCTCTTCCCCGCATACACCAATGAACAAGTGAGAGAAAAACGCCCTGAAGTTTCCGCAGAAATGATTCAGATCCCTGAAGGTGTTTATGATATTGGTTTTAAAGGTGAAGGATTCTGTTTTGATAACGAACTGGGCGGACATAAAGTCTATCTCAATGATTATGAAATTTCCACTGAACCGGTAACCAACCGTGAATACCTGGAATTTATGATTGAAGGAGGTTACAAAGATTTCAGACACTGGCATGCCGAGGGCTGGGACTGGGTTAAAATGAACAGTGCCCATTCACCGCTCTACTGGCACAATGTCGACGGAGTCTGGATGAATTACACATTTAACGGATTACAGGAAATTGATCTTTCAGAACCTGTCTGTCACATCAGTTTTTTTGAAGCTTCAGCATTTGCATCATGGAAAGGCATGAGACTGCCCACAGAAGCAGAGTGGGAGGTTGCCAGCGACCATTTCGACTGGGGAAGACGCTGGGAATGGACCAATTCTGCCTACCTTCCATATCCTGGATTTAAAAAAGAAGCCGGAGCAGTAGGAGAGTATAATGGTAAATTTATGGTCAATCAGATGGTCCTCCGCGGAGCTTCAGAAGCCACCCCGCCCGACCACAGCCGCAAAACCTACCGTAATTTTTTCCCGACAGGATTGCAGTGGCAGTTCACGGGAATACGATTGGCGAAGTGA